The following proteins come from a genomic window of Mammaliicoccus sp. Marseille-Q6498:
- a CDS encoding nucleoside triphosphate pyrophosphohydrolase family protein, giving the protein MELNTYQQLALRTMSNIKKDPNQSLINGALGLTGESGEVADIVKKHIFHGHDLDRDAIKKELGDVMWYVACCATALDIELEDVGTTNIEKLKKRYPNGFSKEYSKNRQE; this is encoded by the coding sequence ATGGAATTAAACACATATCAACAATTAGCATTAAGAACAATGTCTAACATTAAGAAAGATCCTAATCAAAGCTTAATAAACGGAGCGTTAGGTTTAACTGGAGAATCAGGAGAAGTAGCTGATATTGTTAAAAAGCATATTTTTCATGGGCATGATTTAGATAGAGATGCGATTAAGAAAGAACTTGGAGACGTTATGTGGTATGTCGCTTGTTGTGCGACAGCACTAGATATAGAACTAGAAGATGTTGGAACAACGAACATTGAAAAATTAAAAAAGCGTTATCCAAATGGATTTTCTAAAGAATATTCAAAAAATCGTCAAGAATAA
- a CDS encoding GNAT family N-acetyltransferase — MIRNATETDLFSILSIYNDAIINTTTVYTYEKTNIEERKEWFKNKQQNNQPVIVYEVDNQVAGFATYGSFRNWPAYQYTIEHSIYVDPHFRRQGIASQLLDQLVVMATEEGYKTIVAGIDASNDGSIELHKKKGFVHAGTIEKVGYKFDKWLDLAFYQLLLK, encoded by the coding sequence ATGATTAGAAATGCAACTGAGACTGATTTATTCAGCATATTATCGATTTATAATGATGCAATTATTAATACGACTACGGTTTATACATATGAAAAGACAAATATAGAAGAGCGTAAAGAATGGTTTAAAAATAAGCAACAAAATAACCAACCAGTCATTGTTTATGAAGTTGATAATCAAGTAGCTGGATTCGCTACTTACGGTTCTTTTAGAAACTGGCCAGCATATCAATATACAATTGAACATTCAATATATGTAGATCCTCATTTCAGAAGGCAAGGCATCGCGTCGCAATTATTAGATCAATTAGTTGTAATGGCAACTGAAGAAGGCTACAAAACAATAGTAGCTGGTATAGATGCTTCAAACGATGGTAGTATTGAGTTACATAAGAAAAAAGGTTTTGTACATGCAGGTACAATAGAAAAAGTAGGCTATAAGTTTGATAAATGGTTAGATTTAGCATTCTATCAGTTATTATTAAAATGA
- a CDS encoding diacylglycerol kinase family lipid kinase codes for MNQHFHKGVLFYHKAAGQGNIYKELGQVTENLTQLCDELTIKLSKEEGQIRSFCKEISEQNHATSYDVFFILGGDGTLNELINGVVENNIQIPIGVLPGGTFNDFTKTLNLSQKPMQASRDLLNSQIKSFDVLDINGTYALNFAGIGLMVQNAENVESNKKQLLGKFSYVFSTIKTVTQPEIYQYKLIADGKEYSGETSMILVANGQHVGGSKLPLEDLSPNDGIMNIFVFEKHNLSIINDFFKVKDSMNWNDVTDGITHISCKEATLETNPSAKLDIDGEILFNTPANIKLLEDQVKLFYLDIEPK; via the coding sequence ATGAACCAACATTTCCATAAAGGCGTGTTATTTTATCACAAAGCTGCAGGACAAGGTAATATATATAAAGAACTTGGACAAGTAACTGAAAATTTAACACAACTATGTGATGAACTCACAATTAAGTTAAGTAAAGAAGAAGGACAAATCAGATCTTTCTGTAAGGAAATCTCTGAACAAAATCACGCAACATCTTATGACGTGTTTTTTATACTTGGAGGAGACGGCACATTAAACGAACTCATTAATGGTGTTGTTGAAAATAATATTCAAATACCAATTGGCGTATTACCAGGTGGAACATTTAATGATTTTACTAAAACATTAAATCTTTCTCAAAAACCAATGCAAGCATCTCGAGACTTGTTAAATAGCCAAATTAAATCATTTGATGTCCTAGATATAAATGGCACTTATGCATTGAATTTTGCTGGAATTGGCTTAATGGTACAAAATGCTGAGAATGTTGAATCTAACAAAAAACAATTATTAGGAAAATTTAGTTACGTATTCTCAACTATAAAGACTGTTACACAACCTGAAATTTATCAATATAAATTAATAGCAGACGGAAAAGAATACTCTGGAGAAACATCCATGATTTTAGTTGCAAATGGCCAACATGTAGGTGGAAGTAAACTACCATTAGAAGATTTATCACCTAATGATGGCATAATGAATATCTTTGTTTTCGAAAAACATAATTTAAGTATTATTAACGACTTTTTCAAAGTAAAAGATAGCATGAATTGGAATGATGTTACAGATGGCATCACGCATATTTCTTGTAAAGAAGCGACTTTAGAAACAAATCCGAGTGCTAAATTAGACATAGACGGAGAAATTTTATTTAATACACCTGCTAATATTAAATTATTAGAAGATCAAGTAAAATTATTTTATTTAGATATTGAACCAAAATAG
- a CDS encoding NAD(P)-dependent oxidoreductase: MTKQTIGFVGTGVMGKSMAEHLIHAGYTVNVFNRTKSKADSLVAIGANWYDTISQLSENSDVIISMVGYPKDVESIYLDHDGILNHAKSRSIVIDMTTSSPALAKEIYQKAKAKNIQSLDAPVSGGDVGAKNAALTIMVGGDEDAYNQVEDIFKTIGKNVVYQGASGNGQHTKLSNQIAIAAGMLGVAEAIIYAEEAGLDIDKVFSSIEHGAAGSWSLSNLGPRMVKQDYAPGFYVKHFIKDMHIAIEESEKMGLYTPGLLKAKEVYDALSNHGFDDNGTQSVIQLLKDHIKKG; this comes from the coding sequence ATGACTAAACAAACGATAGGATTTGTCGGAACAGGCGTTATGGGTAAATCAATGGCAGAACATTTAATTCATGCGGGATATACAGTTAATGTGTTTAACCGAACAAAATCAAAAGCTGATTCGCTCGTAGCAATAGGTGCTAACTGGTATGACACAATTTCACAACTCTCAGAAAATAGTGATGTCATCATTTCAATGGTAGGTTATCCGAAAGACGTAGAATCTATATATTTAGATCATGATGGTATATTAAATCACGCCAAATCACGTTCAATAGTTATAGATATGACAACTTCTAGCCCAGCATTAGCAAAAGAAATATACCAAAAAGCAAAAGCTAAAAATATACAAAGTTTAGATGCACCTGTTTCTGGTGGTGATGTTGGTGCGAAAAATGCAGCTTTAACAATTATGGTTGGCGGTGACGAAGATGCATATAATCAAGTTGAAGATATATTTAAAACAATTGGTAAAAATGTAGTATATCAAGGTGCGAGTGGTAATGGACAACATACAAAATTATCAAACCAAATTGCGATAGCAGCTGGTATGTTAGGTGTCGCAGAAGCAATTATATATGCTGAAGAAGCGGGCCTAGATATAGATAAAGTATTTAGTTCAATAGAACATGGTGCAGCTGGTAGTTGGTCACTGTCTAACCTTGGTCCGAGAATGGTTAAACAGGATTATGCACCAGGTTTTTATGTAAAACACTTTATAAAAGATATGCATATTGCTATTGAAGAAAGTGAAAAAATGGGACTTTACACACCTGGATTATTAAAAGCGAAAGAAGTCTATGACGCTTTAAGTAATCACGGATTTGATGATAATGGTACACAATCAGTCATACAGTTATTAAAAGACCATATTAAAAAGGGGTAA
- a CDS encoding TM2 domain-containing protein gives MFVNKWIYIALAVLLGNFGVHKFYAQKPIVGLLHLVFCWTGIPHIIAIISAVLALLKPADSQGNIQV, from the coding sequence ATGTTTGTTAATAAATGGATTTATATTGCTTTAGCAGTTTTATTAGGGAATTTTGGCGTGCATAAGTTTTATGCTCAAAAGCCGATAGTAGGTTTACTACATTTGGTATTTTGTTGGACGGGAATACCTCATATTATTGCGATTATTAGTGCTGTATTAGCTTTATTGAAACCTGCTGACTCACAAGGGAATATACAAGTATAA
- a CDS encoding N-acetylmuramoyl-L-alanine amidase has protein sequence MTSQNDFIHYKMKRRTEPVLGVVIHNDASELNANEWREVLIDAPEERYIQGIAHYYIDRNHQWQAIDTADIAWHTATNIGNEQYIGYEVLESLSSSDEDFLLNEQETFKMIASDMNDYNLTPNRDTVRLHLEFSETECPHRSLEIHTNWRTTVDGTPDEWIINDMKDYFIAQIEQYMYN, from the coding sequence ATGACATCACAAAACGATTTTATTCATTATAAAATGAAAAGAAGAACCGAACCAGTACTTGGAGTTGTGATACACAATGATGCGAGTGAATTAAATGCTAATGAGTGGCGCGAAGTATTAATTGATGCTCCGGAAGAAAGATATATTCAAGGTATTGCCCATTATTATATTGATCGTAACCATCAATGGCAAGCCATCGATACAGCAGATATTGCTTGGCATACGGCTACTAATATAGGTAATGAACAATATATCGGTTATGAAGTGTTAGAGTCATTATCAAGTTCAGATGAAGACTTTTTATTGAATGAACAAGAAACATTCAAAATGATTGCATCGGATATGAATGATTATAATTTAACGCCTAATAGAGATACTGTAAGGTTGCATTTAGAATTTAGCGAAACAGAGTGCCCACATCGCTCATTAGAGATTCATACAAATTGGAGAACAACGGTTGATGGCACACCAGATGAATGGATTATAAATGATATGAAAGATTATTTCATTGCTCAAATAGAACAATATATGTACAACTAA
- a CDS encoding SGNH/GDSL hydrolase family protein, with amino-acid sequence MKVDFNLNKYKRIFTKLKSFNNAFQYDINENDTSIVVTKNGTIMYDFTKQSNIRDIKKIACIGDSVAKGSHAKVNYGKMLANKLNAKVTNFAVSGSTMSTVKENSIFEQASQVRDAELVILQGTDDDWLFNNFHGVTIGHDKTDLNSFYGAFYQAVKILMRNNEDVKIIVLTATRQLPVNEKGYRRKDTDKNNLGFILEDYVNAQVLACTELKVPVFDAYHTNLFDPYNPAFRMKNMVDGLHPNELGHEVIMYELIKNYYYFYG; translated from the coding sequence ATTTAATAATGCTTTTCAATACGACATAAATGAAAATGATACTAGTATTGTTGTAACTAAGAATGGCACTATAATGTATGATTTCACAAAGCAATCTAATATTCGAGACATTAAAAAAATTGCTTGTATAGGTGATTCTGTAGCAAAAGGGAGTCATGCCAAGGTTAACTATGGAAAAATGTTGGCAAATAAATTAAATGCAAAAGTAACGAATTTTGCTGTATCTGGCTCGACAATGTCTACCGTAAAAGAAAATTCAATATTTGAGCAAGCAAGTCAAGTTCGTGATGCTGAATTAGTGATATTACAAGGAACAGATGATGATTGGCTCTTTAATAACTTTCATGGTGTAACAATTGGTCATGATAAAACGGATCTTAATTCTTTCTATGGTGCTTTTTATCAAGCGGTAAAGATTTTAATGAGAAATAATGAAGATGTAAAAATTATAGTATTAACTGCTACGAGACAGTTGCCCGTTAATGAAAAAGGATATAGACGAAAAGATACAGATAAAAATAATTTAGGATTTATTTTAGAAGATTACGTCAACGCTCAAGTGTTAGCTTGTACAGAATTAAAAGTACCTGTTTTTGATGCATACCACACAAATTTATTTGATCCATACAATCCTGCATTCAGAATGAAAAATATGGTAGATGGATTACATCCGAATGAGCTAGGCCATGAAGTTATAATGTATGAATTAATTAAAAATTATTATTATTTTTATGGATAG